In one window of Vanrija pseudolonga chromosome 5, complete sequence DNA:
- the CYP8 gene encoding Peptidyl-prolyl cis-trans isomerase-like 2 yields MGNNSDKMYVTYSEHAAGHHTASGGGKRAETGKSDFQRLPFDSCALSLQPFRNPVAVVAETEPGEAPRADVFDLLNIVPYVRKFKTNPVTGKPLETSQLIKLNFFKNSEGNYHDPITFKVFSPHVHIVFLKNTGNVFDMASLQLLAIKPKTWRDLVSDEEFKREDIITIQDPSNLKSRDLRDYDYVKNEKSLTDADRENDPLKGINVDAAGGASKVLKMIAEKTRSENPSPSPAPSSKADEKPKEGVVAKRKVEQLAYNASNYSSGRTAASLTSTTNGPEIKDERAMFDEEEYMFEEMMKPTKDKDRLKSKAYATIMTNLGGLNVELHGDRAPKTVYNFVQLAKQGKYDNVIFHRLIPGFMIQGGDPTGTGRGGESYWGAGFRDEYAEKGAFKHDARGTLSMANSGPHTNGSQFFITFTETPHLNNKHTVFGKLVGGEDVLLRMERTNVRPGSDRPTKDIIITGVNILQDPFEEHQKRLKARLARQDQSEEAQRRRAEKAAEREKDRTTWLGTDLGAKGESKALRAEKKRKADDEGVGKYLKPAKAPAPAAAAAPAAAPVEFGVEKKKRKAGDEHVACRSATDQTLEQQNEEELSSLHGKIKALRSVTIDILDDSGRQNDQLDRTGNIFTSFGNSLFSTQRHHSRTMAASSTLRQYRTIAYIVGVVVALWFVLKLWHLGGGGGGKGPSDADYGA; encoded by the exons ATGGGTAACAACTCGGACAAGATGTACGTCACGTACTCGGAGCACGCGGCGGGCCACCACACGGCTTCGGGCGGTGgcaagcgcgccgagacAGGCAAGTCGGACTTTCAGCGGCTCCCATT CGACTCGTGTGCGCTCTCGCTCCAGCCGTTCCGTAAccccgtcgctgtcgtcgcggagACTGAGCCGGGTGAGgctccccgcgccgacgtcttCGACCTGCTCAACATTGTCCCCTATGTCCGCAAGTTCAAGACGA ACCCTGTGACTGGCAAGCCTCTCGAGACGAGCCAGCTCATCAAGCTCAACTTCTTCAAGAACTCGGAGGGCAACTACCACGACCCGATCACCTTCAAGGTCTTCTCGCCACATGTGCACATTGTCTTTCTGAAGAACACT GGAAATGTCTTTGACATGGCTTCCCTCCAACTCCTGGCTATCAAGCCCAAGACGTGGCGCGATCTCGTCAGTGACGAGGAGTTCAAGCGCGAGGACATAATCACGATCCAGGACCCGTCCAACCTCAAGTCGCGGGACCTGCGCGACTACGATTATGTCAAGAACGAGAAGTCGCTCACTG ATGCCGACCGGGAGAACGACCCGCTCAAGGGCATCAATGTGGACGCCGCTGGTGGCGCCAGCAAGGTGCTCAAGATGATCGCGGAGAag ACACGGTCTGAGAAcccctcgccatcacccgcgccgtcgtcaaagGCCGATGAGAAGCCCAAGGAGGGCGTCGTTgccaagcgcaaggtcgagcagctggcct ACAACGCTTCCAACTACTCCAGCGgacgcacggcggcgtcgttgacAAGTACGACGAACGGCCCCGAGATCAAGGACGAGCGTGCCATGTTCGACGAGGAAGAGT ACATGTTCGAGGAGATGATGAAGCCcaccaaggacaaggacagGCTAAAGTCCAAGGCGTACGCCACGATCATGACCAACCTTGGAGGCCTCAACGTCGAGCTGCACGGCGATCGCGCACCCAAGACCGTGTACAACTTTGTCCAGCTGGCCAAGCAGGGCAAGTACGACAATGTCATCTTCCACCGCTTGATACCTGGCTTCATG ATCCAGGGTGGCGATCCCACGGGAactggacgaggaggcgagaGCTACTGGGGTGCGGGGTTCCGGGATGAGTATGCCGAGAAGGGCGCGTTCAAGCACGACGCGCGTGGTACTCTGTCCATGGCCAACAGCGGACCGCACACCAACGGCTCTCAGTTCTTCATCACCTTCACCGAGACGCCGCATTTGAACAACAAGCACACCGTGTTTggcaagctcgtcggcggcgaggacgtcctGCTGCGGATGGAGCGCACCAATGTGCGACCAGGATCTGACCGCCCGACGAAGGACATTATAATCACGGGGGTCAACAT CTTGCAAGATCCGTTTGAAGAGCACCAGAAGCGTTTGAAAGCCCGTCTCGCACGGCAAGACCAGTCCGAGGAGGCGCAgagacggcgcgccgagaaggccgccgagcgggagAAGGACCGAACGACGTGGCTGGGGACAGATCTGGGTGCCAAGGGCGAATCAAAGGCTTTGCGTGCtgagaagaagcgcaaggccgacgacgaagggGTGGGCAAGTACCTCAAACCTGCAaaggcgccagcgccggctgcggcggccgcgcctGCAGCTGCGCCGGTCGAGTTTGGTGttgagaagaagaagcgcaaggctgggg ATGAGCATGTAGCATG CCGCAGCGCGACGGACCAgacgctcgagcagcagaacgaggaggagctgagCAGCCTGCATGGCAAGATCAAGGCGCTGCGTTCG GTCACCAtcgacatcctcgacgaTTCGGGCAGGCAGAATGACCAG CTTGACCGGACT GGCAACATCTTCACGTCGTTTGGCAACTCGCTCTTCTCGACGCAGCGACACCACTCCCGCACAAtggcggccagctcgaccctCAGGCAGTACCGCACCATCGCGTACAttgtcggcgtggtcgtcgcgctgtGGTTCGTGCTCAAGCTGTGGCAtttgggcggcgggggcggcggcaaggggcCCTCAGACGCGGATTATGGCGCGTGA
- the ERG26 gene encoding Sterol-4-alpha-carboxylate 3-dehydrogenase, decarboxylating — MSNSAPTGEAYLVIGGCGFLGRHIVDALIKRGESNVSVFDIVQRHFDDNITFFTGDLANIEDIAGAIKKSGAKIVIHTASPPHGLAADIYEKVNVVGTHNVIEACQDAGVPKLVYTSSASVIYSGTENLINADERIPYAGVPLDAYNDTKARAEAAVLAANGKDGLLTCALRPSGIFGPGDRQAIMGFHAVVKNGQTKFQIGDNTNLFDWTYVANVAHAHLLAADKLGVTYPVLVLHEPLAPVDLSLGHHRIPTSEAHPLGPNKAPTEHDLLVARRFESDEVDPSDLRPVLRSKMDQFADLADLPDDAEGPKVAGQAFFINNGEPVNFWDFTRAIWRQLGHTPPYIIVLPIALGLILASLAEFFSKLTGKEPGFTRFRVTFATQNRYYDNERARRLLGYSPVVGLVDGLDRWTSWYNGELEKQKAVGESEKTK, encoded by the exons ATGTCCAACTCGGCCCCAACCGGCGAAGCAtacctcgtcatcggcggctgcggcttcCTCGGCCGGCACATTGTCGACGCGCTGATCAAGCGCGGCGAGAGCAACGTGTCGGTGTTTGACATTGTGCAGCGGCACTTTGACGA CAACATTACGTTCTTTACGGGCGACTTGGCTAACATTGAGGACATTGCCGGTGCCATCaagaag TCCGGAGCCAAGATTGTCATCCACACCGCTTCCCCTCCGcacggcctcgcggcggacATCTACGAAAAGGTCAACGTTGTCGGCACGCACAATGTGATCGAGGCGTGCCAGGACGCCGGCGTCCCCAAGCTCGTGTACacgtcgtccgcgtcggTCATCTACAGCGGCACCGAGAACCtcatcaacgccgacgagcggaTCCCGTACGCTGGCGTGCCGCTCGACGCATACAACGACaccaaggcgcgcgccgaggcggccgtgctcgccgcgaACGGCAAGGACGGCCTGCTCacctgcgcgctgcgcccaTCGGGCATCTTTGGCCCCGGCGACCGGCAGGCGATCATGGGCTTCCACGCCGTGGTCAAGAACGGCCAGACAAAGTTCCAGATCGGCGACAACACCAACCTGTTTGACTGGACGTATGTCGCCaacgtcgcgcacgcgcatctgctcgccgcggacaagctcggcgtgACGTACcccgtgctcgtgctgcaTGAGCCGCTTGCGCCCGTCGACTTGagcctcggccaccaccgcatcccgacgagcgaggcgcaCCCCCTCGGCCCGAACAAGGCGCCCACCGAgcacgacctgctcgtcgcgcgcaggttcgagagcgacgaggtcgacccgAGCGACCTGCGCCCCGTGCTCCGCTCCAAGATGGACCAGtttgccgacctcgccgacctgcccgacgacgccgagggcccCAAGGTCGCCGGCCAGGCGTTTTTCATCAACAACGGCGAGCCCGTCAACTTCTGGGACTTTACCCGCGCCATCtggcgccagctcggccacacgccgccgtaCATTATTGTGTTGcccatcgccctcggcctcatccTTGCCAGCCTCGCCGAGTTCTTCTCCAAGCTCACCGGCAAGGAGCCGGGCTTCACCCGCTTCCGCGTCACGTTCGCCACCCAGAACCGATACTATGAcaacgagcgcgcgcgccgcctcctcggctaCTCGCCTGTtgttggcctcgtcgacggcctcgaccgcTGGACGAGCTGGTACAATGGCGAGCTGGAGAAGCAGAAGGCTGTGGGAGAGTCGGAGAAGACAAAGTGA